In Ostrea edulis chromosome 4, xbOstEdul1.1, whole genome shotgun sequence, a single window of DNA contains:
- the LOC125672217 gene encoding toll-like receptor 4 — MRYYFYWLVCLGFLHVTNASGSESGLSCCSQSKCRCSISSFGITADCSNLGLFESPDFNHSVTVIDLSFNFLHTFPEAGKLPRSLKYINMTKNKFTTFSNNSFRELPELVYLNLSHNDFSLNDRTFPSGVFSKLSNLRLLDLQRFSSTKDMNDKYPTAALSTLKNLTALYINGLPNSVLGRGIENLRQLSTLVISGNSGWCRITLITENTFRHVPFLEKLDISNCGVEHIALGSFSFLKKLKELSLSHNRQATFKILKNVSIDLLQTPVQILRLETLYCTYGMGIKLRVEDIRYFRNTSIRELYIGENRLEQIEPGFSHYLPKHLRLLSAPYNRFTFGLYLIEMCSLDSLEEIDISHRLEEPTANKHDFMCFNFDGMSCTENKRQVKIKTWARSSFWSNPYADPYNITLCVPKYLRVLHINHASLGPTLINITIPNNSLTSVYLQNNFFREFNGYLFGFNKIKLLDLSNNFCGRVSPTFFEYVPSLETLILNNNYLGETLSKDNNYVFRYLKNLRQLELKQNRINNLATTVFYNLINLQSLDLSMNVITEWKLDMGRLPSLKCLDLSNNQISFLSPSSTKQIDKLTGKRAISINLANNPLLCNCETKYFINWVHQRWVSKSITFINVENYTCLIHKSNEIQIQKFKNTKHLKDIVTHLEHECISSVAIIVVATCALILSAIILCCGLVYRYRWRLRYLYYMTKSRFHGYRALRHDHFKYDAFISYADEDRSFVVSKFIPELEEQSGLRLCLHNRDFLPGYDIAENILTAVQQSKKTIAILSGNYITSYWCMYELNMARMEGIYSREGEDVLFLVIYDHMSSEDIPLTLMDLMAKKSYIEFPNDEYGDVVFWNKVRETIGHH, encoded by the coding sequence ATGAGATACTATTTCTATTGGCTGGTGTGTTTAGGATTTCTCCACGTCACCAATGCTTCGGGATCAGAGTCTGGTCTATCCTGTTGTTCGCAAAGTAAATGCAGATGTAGCATATCAAGCTTTGGAATCACAGCCGACTGTTCGAATTTGGGATTATTTGAATCTCCAGATTTTAATCACTCAGTGACTGTCATAGACTTGAGCTTTAATTTTCTTCACACTTTCCCAGAAGCAGGAAAACTACCACGATCgctgaaatatatcaatatgacaaaaaacaaatttactACTTTTAGTAACAACAGCTTCCGTGAGTTACCGGAGCTGGTTTACCTGAATCTTTCTCATAACGATTTCAGTCTAAACGATAGAACTTTCCCTTCCGGTGTATTTAGCAAGCTATCAAATCTCCGACTTCTGGACTTACAAAGATTTTCATCTACTAAAGATATGAATGACAAATATCCAACTGCCGCTCTTTCCACTCTTAAGAATTTGACTGCTTTGTATATCAACggattaccaaatagtgttctTGGAAGAGGTATTGAAAATTTAAGGCAGTTGTCTACCTTGGTCATTTCAGGCAACAGCGGGTGGTGTAGAATCACACTAATTACAGAAAACACATTCCGACATGTTCCATTCCTGGAGAAGCTGGACATATCAAATTGTGGTGTTGAACATATTGCCCTTGGAAGTTTTTCTTTTCTGAAGAAACTAAAGGAATTATCATTATCACATAACAGACAAGCCACCTTTAAGATATTGAAGAACGTTTCCATCGATTTATTGCAAACCCCGGTTCAAATACTGAGGCTAGAAACACTATACTGCACATATGGTATGGGAATTAAGCTTAGAGTCGAGGACATTCGATACTTTCGGAATACCTCGATCAGGGAGTTATATATCGGAGAAAATAGATTAGAACAGATTGAGCCAGGTTTTTCGCATTATCTTCCGAAACATCTACGTCTTCTATCAGCACCCTATAATCGATTCACCTTTGGACTATACCTGATAGAGATGTGCAGTTTAGATAGTTTAGAAGAAATCGATATAAGCCACCGTCTTGAAGAACCAACCGCGAATAAACATGATTTTATGTGCTTTAATTTCGATGGCATGTCTTGTACAGAAAATAAAAGGCAAGTGAAAATCAAGACATGGGCGCGAAGTTCATTTTGGTCAAATCCATATGCCGATCCATATAACATCACTCTTTGTGTACCTAAATATTTAAGAGTTCTACATATCAACCACGCATCTTTAGGTCCAACATTGATTAATATTACCATCCCTAATAATTCCCTGACCTCAGTGTATCTTCAAAATAACTTTTTTCGTGAATTCAATGGATACCTCTTTggatttaacaaaatcaagctTTTGGATTTATCGAACAATTTCTGTGGACGTGTGTCACCAACATTTTTTGAATATGTGCCTTCCCTTGAAACTTTGATTCTAAATAATAACTATTTGGGAGAAACTTTGTCTAAAGACAACAACTATGTTTTTAGATATCTAAAAAACCTTCGACAACTCGAACTGAAacaaaatagaataaacaatCTTGCAACTACAGTCTTTTACAACCTTATTAATCTTCAAAGCCTAGACTTAAGCATGAATGTCATCACAGAGTGGAAATTAGACATGGGCCGATTACCATCTCTGAAATGTTTGGATCTCTCAAACAATCAGATATCATTTCTTTCGCCATCTTCCACGAAGCAAATTGATAAACTGACCGGGAAGAGAGCTATAAGTATTAATTTAGCAAATAATCCTTTACTGTGCAATTGTGAAactaaatattttatcaattggGTGCATCAGCGGTGGGTTTCCAAATCAATCACTTTCATTAATGTCGAAAACTACACATGTTTGATTCATAAATCAAACGAAATACAaattcaaaaattcaaaaatacgAAACATTTGAAAGATATCGTAACTCATTTAGAACATGAATGCATATCCTCTGTTGCTATTATAGTGGTAGCAACATGCGCTCTCATATTGTCTGCTATCATTCTATGTTGTGGGTTGGTATATCGTTATCGATGGAGGTTGCGCTACCTATACTATATGACAAAGAGTAGATTTCATGGATACCGGGCTCTGCGGCACGATCATTTCAAATACGACGCCTTCATATCGTACGCCGATGAAGACCGATCTTTCGTTGTTTCAAAATTCATCCCCGAATTAGAGGAACAGTCAGGATTACGTTTATGTCTACATAATCGAGATTTTCTTCCCGGTTACGACATTGCAGAAAACATTCTAACGGCTGTACAACAAAGTAAAAAAACAATTGCCATTTTATCTGGCAATTACATCACATCCTACTGGTGTATGTACGAACTGAACATGGCAAGAATGGAGGGCATCTACTCAAGAGAAGGAGAAGATGTCTTATTTCTTGTAATTTATGACCATATGAGTTCTGAAGACATTCCGTTAACACTTATGGATCTGATGGCAAAGAAATCCTACATTGAATTTCCTAATGATGAATATGGCGATGTTGTTTTCTGGAATAAAGTGAGGGAAACAATAGGACATCACTAA